One genomic segment of Aquipluma nitroreducens includes these proteins:
- a CDS encoding TetR/AcrR family transcriptional regulator, with protein MDNTKDFIIEESFKLFLNSSYEAVSISDISKAIGLTKGALYHHFKNKEELFIGVIDKYFRIVAFDAEIETITLEEFIQLSVKQTEKIFRSLFQHSMTFSPISYISLIADALKHYPGFAENQGNFINGEIEKTVQVLKNAISNGEIRSDIDPDLVANNFFAINMGLAGNVMRNFSIEDAIELLKKQTSEFYKLLKK; from the coding sequence ATGGATAACACAAAAGATTTTATCATCGAAGAATCGTTTAAGCTATTTTTAAATAGTAGCTACGAAGCAGTCTCAATTAGCGACATCAGTAAAGCCATTGGATTAACCAAAGGTGCTTTGTATCATCACTTTAAAAATAAAGAAGAATTGTTCATTGGTGTAATTGACAAATACTTCCGAATCGTCGCATTTGATGCTGAAATTGAAACAATAACGCTTGAAGAGTTCATTCAATTGTCAGTCAAGCAAACGGAAAAGATTTTTAGATCATTATTCCAGCATTCGATGACTTTTTCGCCAATCTCCTATATTTCACTGATTGCCGATGCATTAAAGCATTATCCTGGCTTTGCCGAAAATCAAGGAAACTTCATCAATGGCGAAATAGAAAAAACTGTTCAGGTTTTGAAAAATGCAATTTCAAATGGTGAGATCAGAAGCGATATTGATCCTGACCTTGTAGCAAACAATTTCTTCGCAATTAACATGGGACTTGCCGGAAATGTAATGCGAAACTTCTCGATTGAAGACGCCATTGAACTGCTAAAAAAACAAACATCTGAATTTTATAAACTTCTAAAAAAATAA
- a CDS encoding glycosyltransferase → MEPRKIENNENKTANYEFTIIVPVYNEEDNMPALEEKLSAFILKSLLKTCVLFVNDCSSDQSLKRILEICERREHFCYLSFEKNAGLSAALKAGIEATQSIFVGYIDADLQTTPEDFNLLIPHLNDFEMVMGIRANRKDSFVKNLSSKIANGFRRMMTNDGVSDTGCPLKIIRTDYAKRIPLFNGMHRFLPALIQLQNGKVKQIPVRHFPRVAGKSKFNLGNRLVAPFIDCFAYRWMKKRYINFKIAETNID, encoded by the coding sequence ATGGAACCCAGGAAAATAGAAAACAATGAAAACAAAACTGCGAATTACGAATTCACAATCATAGTTCCTGTTTATAACGAAGAAGACAACATGCCGGCTCTCGAAGAAAAGCTTTCGGCATTTATTTTGAAGTCGCTACTAAAAACTTGCGTTTTGTTTGTTAACGATTGCTCGTCAGATCAAAGCTTGAAACGAATTCTCGAGATATGTGAACGCCGGGAACACTTTTGCTACCTCAGTTTTGAAAAAAATGCAGGATTGAGCGCCGCTCTGAAAGCTGGTATAGAAGCTACCCAATCCATCTTTGTTGGCTACATTGATGCCGATTTGCAAACAACTCCTGAAGATTTTAACCTGTTGATCCCTCATCTGAATGATTTTGAAATGGTTATGGGTATTCGAGCCAACCGTAAAGACAGCTTTGTCAAAAATCTGTCATCCAAAATTGCAAATGGGTTTCGCCGGATGATGACCAACGATGGAGTTTCCGACACCGGTTGTCCGTTGAAAATAATCAGAACCGATTACGCCAAACGCATTCCGTTATTTAACGGAATGCACCGTTTTTTGCCTGCCCTCATTCAGCTTCAAAATGGCAAAGTAAAACAGATACCCGTCAGGCATTTTCCACGTGTTGCCGGAAAATCAAAATTCAATCTGGGGAATCGGCTGGTTGCGCCGTTCATCGACTGCTTCGCCTATCGATGGATGAAAAAACGGTACATCAATTTTAAGATTGCAGAAACGAATATTGATTAA
- a CDS encoding endonuclease/exonuclease/phosphatase family protein, with product MKQFFVYTLFLFNLIAAAALVFATISVFLSPEKLWFAALFGMAYPYILVINLIFIVLWIFLKPVFILLSLVVILSGYNQIGNYLQFHGQQTKEKGIKIISYNVKYFMGSNQFPTKENADHILDYLRQNNADIICLQEVRLNKRQIFDVANSKLPQISHMQLAHTSHEGGQLTLTRFPILNMGEIRFNNSGNMIIYTDILLNSDTVRVYNCHLQSYRLRPTEINSIDSMNFENQKKTMTQIKELSAKFKDAIIKRAEQAATLREHLNQCPYPVIVCGDFNDTPVSFTYRTVRGDLKDSFTDSGKGTANTYNGKLPSFRIDYILYSPKFTSYNFEVSSLNHSDHYPISCDLFPAEK from the coding sequence TTGAAACAGTTTTTTGTATATACCCTTTTCCTTTTTAATCTGATAGCAGCAGCGGCACTTGTGTTTGCAACCATATCAGTTTTTCTAAGCCCCGAAAAGCTTTGGTTTGCTGCCTTATTCGGAATGGCATATCCATACATTCTGGTGATCAATCTTATTTTCATCGTATTATGGATATTTCTCAAGCCTGTATTTATCCTTTTATCCCTGGTTGTTATTCTATCCGGGTATAACCAAATTGGCAACTATCTGCAATTTCATGGACAGCAAACAAAGGAAAAGGGGATTAAGATTATCAGTTACAATGTCAAGTATTTTATGGGAAGCAATCAGTTTCCGACCAAAGAAAATGCCGATCATATTTTGGATTATTTGCGACAAAATAATGCTGATATTATTTGTTTACAGGAAGTAAGACTAAACAAACGGCAGATTTTTGATGTAGCCAACAGTAAACTTCCGCAGATTAGTCACATGCAATTGGCCCATACCAGTCATGAAGGAGGGCAGCTTACGCTAACCCGTTTCCCAATCCTGAACATGGGTGAAATTAGATTCAACAATTCTGGGAACATGATTATTTATACCGATATTTTACTGAATTCGGATACGGTAAGAGTTTATAATTGCCACCTTCAATCGTACCGCTTACGCCCAACCGAAATCAATTCAATCGACTCGATGAATTTTGAAAACCAGAAGAAAACGATGACTCAAATAAAGGAGTTGAGCGCGAAATTCAAAGATGCCATCATCAAAAGAGCCGAGCAGGCAGCCACCTTGCGCGAACATCTGAATCAGTGTCCCTATCCGGTAATTGTTTGCGGCGATTTCAATGATACCCCGGTCTCGTTTACATACCGAACTGTTCGGGGCGATCTGAAAGATTCGTTTACCGATTCAGGAAAAGGAACAGCCAATACATACAACGGAAAACTGCCATCGTTCCGGATCGATTACATTTTATACAGCCCTAAATTTACCAGTTATAATTTCGAAGTTTCCTCGCTAAATCACTCCGATCATTACCCTATTAGCTGCGACTTATTTCCAGCAGAAAAGTAA
- a CDS encoding efflux RND transporter permease subunit has translation MSHKKTGFIEAAMRNRNIVILIAVLFMLVGGIALKKMARNEFPQFTIRQGVVVGVYPGATSAEVEAQLTTVVENYIFGYSEVKKAKTYSQSKEGMMYIFVELNDNVKNADQFWSKLKHGLSEMKGTLPSGVLALVANSDFGDTSALLITLSSDTKSYKELEKELKKLEAECRKLPATSKIKHFGLQKEKIFVNVKPELLNEYNIKSISLLGSYMPNGMVNYAGTLKDGKYNLAIHLPNSFESEKDLADQIVYSDPKGNVVRLKNIATIERRYDDPDNYIRQNGKKTILLSLEMQTGNNIVEYGADVDKAIETFKKNSSPEIEVAKISELPKYVDESVSNFMREFLIAIIAVILVTMLLLPMRVASVAGITVPISVLITLAFLYFFGIELHTVSLAGLILVLGMIVDNSIVVIDNHVEKIDHRISPWHAAIKSAKELLTPIITATLAIMAAYIPLGFMVPGTAGEFMQPLPIVISIALIVSVLVAVLLVPYLNFVFIKKGLKKPESEKKSKSLLDILQGWFDSSLEWAFKNPKTILLGGVASIVLAIVLFKNLDQQMFPEMERNQFAVEVYLPTGSSLESTAQVVDSLEKVLMKDNRVTNVTSFIGTSSPRFHTVYAPNMPSPNYGQLLINTISNEATRAVVTDYSSKYTDGFTNAHVKFKILALQASKAPVEIRISSDSIKDIRSTEAQINEILKKTKSVGWVRDDWDQKQQILKVNLDRDKANRMSYSKSMVSTSLMIGLDGLPLTTIWENDYPVDVRLSQETKGPKNLNTLSNQYITSPIGFTGTPLRSFATFSPDWTEGCIVRRNGTRTLTMLIDNQPERAASAIFEEVRAQIEKLKLPEGTSINYGGDYEGQQETFIPMSYALALSIVLIFFIILFQFKKIKLSLIIMLTMILSLPGTAIGLNLMGYPFSTTAFIGIISLCGMVVRNGIILIDYATELKEKQRMPIHEAALAAGKRRMRPIFLTSAAASAGVITMIISRSPLWGPVGTVICFGLLVAMVLTLYILPILYSLAYTDKSKSGEGFWTVPPKVQKHKHKQIITSVVVLMLIFASNTQAQSLSLDSCKHLAIQNNKKIIEAGYEVRSSEEVRKNAYTNYFPKVSASAMAMKATDYLIKGNIPQMNLPVYDGDLANLEGATQYAYVPSIPINAIDYMNMATVSVAMPIYVGGQIRNGNKLAALGEEVSRKQQEMTTTDVLIRTEQLYWTTIGLIEKLKTLESYGELLVTLNKDVSNYTKAGLTQRNDLLKVQLKQNEWQSNRLKLQNGIALTKRALCQHIGIGYDSLLVLSDKPLTKGVISETVSSNESVTNRNEYQLLNKAAEAEELQLKMKRGELMPQLAVSGIVTAVDVMDSNLTQKIGLINLSIPISDWWGGSHKIKEQQLKIEKAHNKLQETSELLSLQIEQAKNEKQESLEQIKLAEKAVEQAKENLKVTEDNYRTGNIGISDLLEAQALFQSTNDNLTNSRCNYEISKSKYMQAIGKYE, from the coding sequence ATGAGCCATAAAAAGACTGGGTTTATCGAGGCCGCCATGCGGAATCGTAACATTGTTATTCTTATCGCTGTTTTATTTATGCTGGTCGGGGGAATTGCCCTGAAAAAAATGGCCAGAAACGAATTTCCACAATTCACTATCCGCCAGGGAGTTGTTGTTGGAGTTTATCCGGGAGCCACTTCTGCAGAAGTTGAAGCACAGCTGACTACGGTTGTCGAGAATTATATTTTCGGATATTCGGAAGTAAAAAAAGCCAAGACCTATTCCCAATCGAAAGAGGGAATGATGTACATTTTTGTTGAGCTAAACGACAATGTGAAAAATGCCGATCAGTTCTGGTCGAAACTCAAACACGGATTGAGCGAAATGAAAGGAACATTACCTTCAGGAGTTCTTGCATTGGTGGCCAACTCCGACTTTGGTGATACTTCGGCTTTACTTATCACCTTGTCGTCGGACACAAAGAGTTACAAAGAGCTTGAAAAAGAACTGAAAAAGCTCGAAGCCGAATGCCGCAAATTACCGGCAACTTCAAAAATTAAACATTTCGGACTTCAGAAAGAAAAGATATTTGTAAACGTAAAGCCTGAATTGCTGAACGAATACAACATTAAATCGATCTCACTGCTAGGATCTTACATGCCCAATGGGATGGTTAATTACGCCGGAACGTTAAAAGATGGCAAATACAATCTGGCAATTCACCTTCCAAATAGCTTCGAATCGGAAAAAGACCTGGCCGACCAGATTGTTTATTCCGACCCCAAAGGGAATGTGGTCAGACTTAAAAACATAGCCACCATCGAACGCCGTTATGACGATCCGGACAATTACATCAGACAGAACGGGAAGAAGACCATCTTACTTTCGCTCGAAATGCAAACCGGCAACAACATTGTTGAATATGGCGCTGATGTTGATAAAGCCATTGAAACTTTCAAGAAAAATTCATCACCCGAAATTGAAGTGGCTAAAATATCGGAATTACCCAAATATGTGGATGAGTCGGTTTCGAATTTTATGCGCGAATTTCTGATTGCTATCATCGCTGTTATTCTGGTAACCATGTTGTTGCTTCCGATGCGTGTGGCTTCGGTAGCCGGAATTACGGTGCCAATCTCTGTCTTAATTACGCTGGCTTTCCTTTATTTCTTTGGCATTGAACTTCATACAGTTTCTCTGGCTGGACTTATTCTGGTTTTGGGGATGATTGTTGACAACTCAATTGTGGTAATTGATAATCATGTTGAGAAAATCGACCATCGGATTTCGCCTTGGCACGCGGCCATAAAAAGCGCAAAAGAGCTGCTAACCCCAATTATAACTGCCACGCTGGCCATCATGGCAGCTTATATTCCACTTGGCTTTATGGTACCCGGAACTGCGGGCGAATTTATGCAGCCACTTCCAATCGTGATCAGTATAGCATTAATTGTATCAGTTTTGGTTGCAGTTCTTTTGGTTCCCTATCTCAATTTCGTGTTCATTAAAAAGGGATTGAAGAAACCTGAATCGGAAAAGAAAAGCAAATCACTGCTTGACATTTTACAGGGTTGGTTCGATTCTTCGCTCGAATGGGCTTTCAAAAATCCTAAAACGATCCTATTGGGAGGCGTTGCGTCCATTGTTCTGGCCATAGTTCTATTTAAAAATCTCGATCAGCAGATGTTCCCCGAAATGGAACGTAACCAGTTTGCCGTTGAGGTTTATCTCCCTACCGGATCGTCGCTCGAAAGTACGGCACAGGTTGTGGATAGCCTCGAAAAAGTGTTGATGAAAGATAATCGTGTAACCAATGTAACCAGTTTTATTGGTACCAGTTCGCCACGTTTCCACACGGTTTATGCGCCTAATATGCCATCGCCAAACTATGGGCAATTGCTCATCAATACCATATCGAACGAGGCTACCCGGGCAGTTGTAACAGATTACAGCTCAAAATATACCGATGGTTTTACCAATGCACATGTCAAGTTTAAAATATTGGCACTTCAAGCATCCAAAGCCCCGGTCGAAATCCGTATTTCATCTGATTCAATTAAAGATATTCGAAGCACCGAGGCGCAAATCAACGAAATTCTGAAGAAAACCAAATCGGTTGGTTGGGTTCGCGACGACTGGGACCAAAAACAACAAATCCTGAAAGTGAATCTCGACCGCGACAAAGCCAACCGGATGAGCTATTCAAAATCGATGGTTTCAACATCCCTGATGATCGGACTTGATGGATTGCCACTTACTACCATTTGGGAAAACGACTATCCGGTTGATGTTCGTTTGTCGCAGGAAACCAAGGGACCCAAAAATCTGAACACGCTTAGCAACCAATACATTACATCTCCGATTGGTTTTACCGGAACTCCTTTACGTTCGTTTGCCACTTTTTCGCCTGATTGGACTGAAGGTTGCATCGTTCGCCGGAACGGGACAAGAACATTAACCATGTTAATTGATAATCAACCAGAACGGGCAGCTTCAGCCATCTTCGAGGAAGTTAGGGCTCAAATTGAAAAGCTGAAACTTCCGGAAGGAACATCCATTAATTACGGTGGCGATTATGAAGGGCAGCAGGAAACATTCATCCCGATGTCGTACGCCTTAGCATTGAGCATCGTGTTGATATTCTTCATTATCCTGTTCCAGTTTAAGAAGATCAAACTATCGTTAATAATCATGTTAACCATGATTTTGTCGCTTCCCGGAACTGCAATCGGCTTGAATTTAATGGGCTACCCTTTCAGCACGACTGCTTTCATCGGAATTATAAGTCTCTGTGGAATGGTGGTGCGAAACGGAATTATCCTGATTGATTACGCTACAGAGCTGAAGGAAAAACAACGAATGCCGATCCACGAGGCAGCGCTGGCAGCAGGGAAACGACGTATGCGCCCTATATTCCTGACTTCGGCAGCAGCTTCAGCAGGAGTTATAACGATGATAATCAGTCGATCGCCATTATGGGGTCCGGTTGGCACAGTCATTTGTTTTGGGTTACTGGTTGCTATGGTTTTAACCCTTTATATTCTGCCAATTCTTTACTCGCTGGCTTACACTGATAAATCAAAATCAGGAGAAGGATTCTGGACAGTTCCGCCTAAAGTGCAGAAGCATAAGCACAAACAGATTATTACTTCAGTAGTAGTTTTAATGTTGATTTTTGCTTCGAATACCCAGGCGCAATCGTTGAGTTTGGATTCGTGCAAACATTTGGCCATCCAGAACAACAAAAAAATTATTGAGGCTGGTTACGAAGTGAGATCGTCGGAAGAAGTTCGGAAAAATGCTTACACCAACTATTTCCCAAAAGTAAGCGCCAGCGCAATGGCCATGAAAGCTACAGATTACCTGATAAAGGGAAATATCCCGCAGATGAATTTACCAGTGTACGACGGCGATTTGGCAAACCTGGAAGGCGCTACCCAGTATGCGTACGTTCCGTCAATCCCAATCAATGCCATTGACTATATGAATATGGCCACAGTATCGGTAGCTATGCCCATTTATGTTGGTGGGCAAATCAGAAATGGAAATAAACTGGCAGCCCTGGGGGAAGAAGTAAGCCGTAAACAACAGGAAATGACGACCACCGACGTACTCATCCGCACGGAACAACTGTACTGGACCACTATTGGCCTGATCGAGAAGCTCAAAACACTTGAAAGTTATGGCGAATTGCTTGTTACCCTAAATAAAGATGTAAGTAATTATACAAAAGCCGGCTTGACCCAGCGCAACGATTTACTAAAAGTACAGCTCAAACAGAACGAATGGCAATCGAACCGGTTGAAGTTGCAAAATGGTATTGCTCTTACCAAAAGAGCTTTGTGCCAGCATATTGGAATAGGTTATGATTCGTTGCTGGTTCTTTCGGACAAACCGCTGACCAAAGGAGTAATTTCAGAAACGGTTTCGTCGAATGAGTCCGTTACCAATCGCAATGAATACCAATTGCTTAACAAAGCCGCCGAAGCTGAAGAACTTCAGTTAAAAATGAAACGGGGAGAGCTTATGCCTCAATTGGCAGTAAGTGGCATCGTGACAGCTGTTGATGTGATGGACTCAAACCTGACGCAAAAAATTGGGTTAATCAATTTGAGTATTCCAATTTCCGACTGGTGGGGAGGTTCGCATAAAATTAAAGAGCAACAACTTAAAATTGAAAAAGCACATAACAAACTTCAGGAAACCTCGGAGCTGCTTTCATTACAGATTGAACAGGCAAAGAACGAAAAGCAGGAAAGCCTTGAACAGATAAAACTGGCAGAAAAAGCAGTCGAACAGGCCAAAGAGAACTTGAAGGTAACCGAAGATAATTATCGCACCGGGAATATTGGAATTTCTGATCTGCTGGAAGCACAGGCGCTTTTTCAATCGACAAATGACAACCTGACCAACTCTCGATGCAATTACGAGATTTCAAAATCAAAATATATGCAAGCCATAGGAAAGTATGAATAG
- a CDS encoding efflux RND transporter periplasmic adaptor subunit, whose product MQKTMILSAIVIILFGCKQKQEAVKQEVTAIKVKAQAVQTFNGLSDLRYSGTVEAAQTIPLSFQSSGTVEQVLVQEGDAVRKGQLLATVNKADNQSMYNLSLATYQQAKDAYDRLKQVYDNGSLSEVKWVEMETNLKKAESQLQVSKNSLEKCNLYAPVSGIIGKRNVEPGQSSLSSFSPLELVKIETILVKISVPENEIGKIKKGMNASFTISALENKQYEGTITNVGVVADQFSRTYEVKITVKNTNLEIKPGMVCDVTLNTTAEKQMVLIPYNAISKDTDGSSFVYVVTDDQKSVRKQIVKLGDYQNNGLEILSGLTANQSIVVEGKEKLTDNSQIIL is encoded by the coding sequence ATGCAGAAAACAATGATTTTATCAGCAATCGTAATCATCTTATTCGGTTGCAAACAGAAACAAGAAGCAGTTAAACAAGAAGTTACTGCCATTAAAGTAAAAGCGCAGGCCGTGCAAACATTTAATGGTTTGTCCGACCTGCGCTACAGCGGAACCGTCGAGGCTGCACAAACTATTCCGCTTTCGTTCCAAAGTTCAGGAACTGTAGAGCAGGTTTTGGTACAGGAGGGAGATGCCGTGCGTAAAGGACAATTGCTGGCTACAGTCAATAAGGCCGACAATCAAAGTATGTATAATTTGTCGCTGGCCACCTACCAGCAGGCCAAAGATGCCTACGACCGCCTCAAACAAGTTTACGATAACGGCAGTTTGTCGGAAGTTAAATGGGTGGAGATGGAAACGAACCTGAAAAAGGCAGAATCGCAGTTGCAGGTCTCCAAAAACAGCCTTGAGAAATGCAATTTATATGCGCCTGTTAGTGGAATTATCGGTAAACGAAATGTTGAACCGGGCCAGTCGTCCCTTTCTAGTTTTTCTCCTTTGGAACTGGTGAAAATTGAGACCATTCTGGTAAAAATATCAGTTCCTGAAAACGAAATTGGGAAAATAAAAAAAGGCATGAACGCTTCGTTTACCATCTCGGCACTCGAAAATAAACAATACGAAGGAACAATAACGAATGTGGGAGTTGTTGCCGACCAGTTTTCAAGAACCTACGAGGTGAAAATAACAGTGAAGAATACGAATCTTGAAATTAAACCTGGAATGGTTTGCGATGTGACATTGAATACAACCGCCGAAAAGCAAATGGTTTTGATCCCATACAATGCCATATCAAAAGATACCGATGGCAGTTCATTTGTGTATGTTGTTACCGACGATCAGAAAAGCGTCAGAAAACAGATCGTTAAACTTGGAGACTACCAGAATAATGGTTTAGAGATACTTAGCGGATTAACAGCAAACCAGTCAATTGTGGTGGAAGGAAAAGAGAAACTAACAGACAACAGTCAAATTATCCTTTAA
- the prmC gene encoding peptide chain release factor N(5)-glutamine methyltransferase — MKAGIAFVKKELEGIYAREEIESLTFLIFEKLKGYSRTQFLLAKDEKLCQEEFSEIEKIVARLKNHEPIQYILGTTEFYGLPFYTVPEVLIPRPETEELVQWIIQENKSSKPSILDIGTGTGCIAISLQKNIPQSTVLACDISPVCLETAKRNSELNSAEVSVIPYDILNNVPDFSFPELDIIVSNPPYIREKEKPLMEKNVLDHEPELALFVSNEQPLIFYQRIADFSRIHLKNQGHLYFEINEAFGPECYEMLQEKGFSEIILKKDIHGKDRMIGCRWVL; from the coding sequence ATGAAAGCAGGTATTGCATTCGTCAAAAAAGAATTGGAAGGAATCTACGCGAGAGAGGAAATTGAGAGCTTGACTTTCCTGATTTTTGAGAAGTTGAAAGGATACTCGCGCACACAGTTTTTGTTGGCGAAAGACGAAAAACTCTGCCAGGAAGAGTTTTCAGAAATCGAAAAAATAGTTGCGCGCCTTAAAAATCATGAACCAATCCAGTACATTCTGGGAACGACTGAATTTTATGGATTGCCATTCTATACAGTTCCTGAAGTGTTGATTCCGCGCCCGGAAACGGAGGAGCTTGTGCAATGGATCATTCAGGAAAATAAAAGTTCGAAACCATCCATTCTGGATATTGGAACAGGAACAGGCTGTATCGCCATTTCACTCCAAAAAAACATACCTCAATCGACAGTTTTGGCCTGCGACATTTCGCCTGTTTGTCTCGAAACCGCCAAACGGAATTCGGAGCTAAATTCCGCTGAAGTCTCTGTCATTCCATATGATATTTTAAACAATGTACCTGACTTTAGTTTTCCTGAACTGGATATTATTGTAAGCAACCCACCTTACATTCGTGAAAAAGAAAAGCCCCTGATGGAGAAAAATGTGCTTGACCACGAACCCGAATTGGCCTTGTTCGTATCTAATGAACAACCCTTGATTTTCTACCAACGGATTGCCGATTTCTCCAGAATTCACCTAAAGAATCAAGGTCATCTCTACTTCGAAATTAACGAAGCTTTTGGACCGGAATGTTACGAAATGCTTCAGGAGAAAGGGTTTTCGGAAATTATACTAAAAAAAGACATTCACGGTAAAGACCGAATGATTGGATGCCGTTGGGTTCTGTAA
- a CDS encoding lipid-A-disaccharide synthase N-terminal domain-containing protein, with translation MIYVLGFISQVLFFTRTLIQWVLSERARKVLSPTIYWVLSIVASYLFVIYGWFRNDFAILLGQLISYYIYIWNLNETGVWKRINRFLRSILVITPIIAIVFVLQNGHYFIENFFTNEKIPVWLIIFGTLGQILFSLRFVYQWLYSMSKNESLLPIGFWLISLIGSGIIAIYGILRVDPILILGQSVGFIAYTRNIVIYKKELTKRSQSEPIYNQ, from the coding sequence ATGATTTACGTTTTAGGGTTCATATCGCAGGTGCTTTTCTTTACCCGCACTCTTATTCAGTGGGTTTTGTCGGAGCGTGCCAGAAAAGTGCTTTCGCCAACCATTTATTGGGTATTGAGCATTGTTGCCTCCTATCTTTTTGTCATTTATGGATGGTTCCGAAACGACTTTGCCATCCTGCTAGGACAACTCATTTCGTATTACATCTACATCTGGAACCTCAATGAAACAGGGGTATGGAAACGGATAAACCGTTTTCTCCGGTCAATTCTTGTCATTACACCAATCATTGCGATTGTATTTGTACTGCAAAATGGCCACTATTTTATCGAGAACTTTTTTACCAACGAAAAAATTCCCGTTTGGCTGATCATTTTTGGCACTCTGGGTCAGATTCTATTTTCCTTGCGTTTTGTCTACCAGTGGCTTTATTCGATGAGCAAAAATGAATCACTGCTTCCCATTGGCTTTTGGCTGATCAGCTTGATTGGTTCCGGAATCATTGCCATTTATGGTATCCTCCGGGTCGATCCAATCCTGATACTTGGGCAGTCGGTCGGGTTTATTGCCTACACACGTAACATCGTCATTTACAAAAAAGAACTAACGAAAAGATCTCAAAGTGAACCGATATATAACCAATAA